In Candidatus Paceibacterota bacterium, the DNA window TCAACATAAAGTATTCATCTCCATCAACCTTAACTTCGTCTGGTCCGTATTTTGAAAAAATAACAATATCTCCAACTTTAACCTTCATTGGTAGAACTTTTCCTTCGTCCGTTGTTCTTCCTTCACCGACAGCAATGACCTTCCCCTGCTCTGGTCGCTCTTTATCTACTGTTTCGGGAATAATAATTCCGCTCTTAGTTTTTTTTGTATCTTCCTCTGAAAACGGCTTAACAAGAACTCTGTCTCCAAGCGGAATGATTTTTGATTCTTTTTTCATTTTTTTATTTAGTTATTAATAAAATTAAATTAATTAATGAGACCCCTTGAAACAACGATTATATACTACTTCACAATAAATACGGCAATATAATATTACGTCTGTATATAGCTGTCAAAATGTTTATTAAAGACAACTATTGCATTTTATTGTGTCCTTTGGTAATGTTTTTGCATATGGAACTTATCGCTACTACCCTCCCTTGGGTTCAAGTCGCGCTTTCTGTTCTCCTCATTGCCGCAATACTGCTTCAGCAGTCTGGCACTGATACGGGCGGAGCGTTAGGTGGAGGAGAAGGAACAAGCTGGCAACACAGCAAAAGAGGAGTAGAAAAAGTACTCTTTAATGCGACGATAATAATCGCCCTTTTATTTGCTGTTTCTTCCTTCCTTGCTCTAATCGTTAGATAAGACTCCAAAACGCCAACATATTTTATTTATTGGCGATTTTAAATAAACCAAAATAATTCTCGTGAACGAAGCTAATAATACAGCTGGGAGTGGTCTCCCTTCTAAAAAAGAACTTGCCCGAGCAGTCGGCACTTTTTCTCATAGAGAGAAGAAGTTATTTCTAGTGCTCGCTGGGCTTTTTGTTGTAAGTTTCCTATGGCTCACATATAAAATTAATCAGGAATTCTCCGCCACTGTTCCAGCTCGCGGAGGAACACTAGTAGAAGGTATTATCGGGACGCCTCGATTGATCAACCCAATATTAGCGATATCAGATGCTGATAGAGACATAACAGAGCTCGTCTATTCAGGGCTACTTCGTCGTATGCCTGACGGGGAAATTGTCCCTGATTTGGCGGAAAGTTATGAAATTTCAAAAGACGGACTTTCTTACACTTTTACACTAAAAACCAACATAACCTTCCATGACGGAGAGACGATAACAACAGAGGATATTGAATTTACTATAAACAAAGCTCAGGACCCAACCCTAAAAAGCCCGAAACGTTTAAACTGGGAGGGTGTTGTTGTTCAGCGCTTAGACGAGAAGAAAATAAGGTTTGTATTAAAACAGCCATATACTCCATTTCTAGAGAATGCCACCTTGGGTATTTTGCCAAAACACATCTGGAAAAATATCAGTGTTGAGCAAATGAATCTAAGCGATTTTAATACAAACGGTGTCGGCTCTGGCCCATACAAAATAGAGTCCATTAAAAAAGACTCTTCTGGAATTCCTGCCTACTACAAACTAAACTCATTTAGTAATTTTTCGTTAGGTAAACCAAATATCAACACAATAACAATTCGTTTTTATGCAAACGAAAAAGATCTTGTTTCAGCTCTTGAAAAAGGTGATGTAGACAATATAAATGCCATCGCCCCAGAATATGCCAAGGATCTTTCTGAAAAATTCCAAATAATAACCACACCGCTTCCTAGAATCTTTGGTATCTTTTTTAACCAGAACCAATCGCCGGCACTATCAGATATAGTCGTAAGGCGAGCACTAAACAGTGTTATCGACAGAAAAGCCATTATTGACTCAGTCCTCTATGGCTACGGAGTCCCTGCGTACGGACCAATCCCCAAAACGGGAGAAAACTATGTCCCAGCATATACTGGCCCTGATTCTCCTAGCCAAGAAGAAAAAATTGCAGAAGCTAGGAAGACACTAGAAAAAGCTGGGTGGAAGTGGAATGAAGAAAAAAAGGTTCTTGAAAAAACAGTAAAAAAAGTCACCACTCCCCTTTCTTTTTCAATAACAACCGCGGACACCCCGGAACTAAAGGCCGCTGCTTTACTAGCAGAAAGCCAGTGGGAAAAACTTGGAGCAAATATTGAAATACGAATTTTTGAATCAGGAGACTTGAATCAAAATATTATTCGCCCAAGAAAATATGATGCACTTTTGTTCGGAGAAATAATAAGGCAAGATTCAGACCCATACGCGTTTTGGCACTCATCACAAAGAAACGACCCAGGGCTCAATATCGCAGTTTATGCAAATTCAACAGTCGACAAACTACTTGAAACAGCGAGAACGACACTTGATGACAAAAAACGCCAAGAGGCATATTTGTCACTAGAAAAAGAAATATCAAACGACGTGCCAGCAATCTTCCTTTACTCCCCCGACTTTATCTATGTTCTCAAAAAAGATTTAAAAGGAGTTGATTTTGGAGAAACAACAGTACCATCAGAAAGATTCACCGCAGTTCACAAATGGTATTTGGAAACAGAAAACGTTTGGAAGATTTTTGCCAACAAAGAAAATATTATCTAATAAAAAATTAAATTAATTAAAAACATGTCAGAAAGAATTGAAAAACCTACAGGAAATGCAAAACCATCAGCGCACCCACGACGCCCTGTTCGCAAGTTCCCTAACTTACAAAGTGGTACCAGTACTGGAAGTACTCCAGCGCGCGCAGCAGCTCCTGCTCGTTTTAG includes these proteins:
- the secG gene encoding preprotein translocase subunit SecG, yielding MELIATTLPWVQVALSVLLIAAILLQQSGTDTGGALGGGEGTSWQHSKRGVEKVLFNATIIIALLFAVSSFLALIVR
- a CDS encoding co-chaperone GroES, with protein sequence MKKESKIIPLGDRVLVKPFSEEDTKKTKSGIIIPETVDKERPEQGKVIAVGEGRTTDEGKVLPMKVKVGDIVIFSKYGPDEVKVDGDEYFMLKEENILAIIK
- a CDS encoding ABC transporter substrate-binding protein, encoding MNEANNTAGSGLPSKKELARAVGTFSHREKKLFLVLAGLFVVSFLWLTYKINQEFSATVPARGGTLVEGIIGTPRLINPILAISDADRDITELVYSGLLRRMPDGEIVPDLAESYEISKDGLSYTFTLKTNITFHDGETITTEDIEFTINKAQDPTLKSPKRLNWEGVVVQRLDEKKIRFVLKQPYTPFLENATLGILPKHIWKNISVEQMNLSDFNTNGVGSGPYKIESIKKDSSGIPAYYKLNSFSNFSLGKPNINTITIRFYANEKDLVSALEKGDVDNINAIAPEYAKDLSEKFQIITTPLPRIFGIFFNQNQSPALSDIVVRRALNSVIDRKAIIDSVLYGYGVPAYGPIPKTGENYVPAYTGPDSPSQEEKIAEARKTLEKAGWKWNEEKKVLEKTVKKVTTPLSFSITTADTPELKAAALLAESQWEKLGANIEIRIFESGDLNQNIIRPRKYDALLFGEIIRQDSDPYAFWHSSQRNDPGLNIAVYANSTVDKLLETARTTLDDKKRQEAYLSLEKEISNDVPAIFLYSPDFIYVLKKDLKGVDFGETTVPSERFTAVHKWYLETENVWKIFANKENII